The Bombus vancouverensis nearcticus chromosome 9, iyBomVanc1_principal, whole genome shotgun sequence genome includes a window with the following:
- the Acsl gene encoding acyl-CoA synthetase long-chain isoform X1, translating to MIVDEKPEMESFWVISAVNAIKAISYLYDLLTFPVYLVLQRPWEKRKASRRIKARPITKDEQSITYRSVDPPREMHITLERENIDTLEKVMGWITKKHGEKRCVGTREILAEEDEVQSNGRIFKKYKMGEYKWKNYNDMDRLTTSFGRGLKEYNLTMHKNIVIFAETREEWMIAAYGCFKQNMTVVTIYATLGEEAIAHGINETEVNTVITSHNLLPKFKRLLNVLPNVKTIIYMEDQLVPTDTKGYKADVRLLPFSDILQTGNSSAASLSSPKSSDTAIIMYTSGSTGVPKGVLLSHTNVISVMKSFCDVVEIKSDDVFLAFLPLAHVFELLAESVCLLSGVPIGYSSPLTMIDSSSKIQRGSKGDASVLRPTCVTSVPLILDRICKGINEKVKKSGPLSRTIFRFAYEYKLKWYKRGYDTPACNKYVFGAARQVLGGKVRLILCGGAPLTPDTQTQVKMCLCATLTQGYGLTETTSCATVMDKHDRSTGRVGGPTTICDIRLENWEEAGYRVTDTPYPRGEILIGGANVSAGYYKLPDKTKEDFFYEDGKQWFRTGDIGEIHEDGCIKIIDRKKDLVKLQLGEYVSLGKVEAELKTCPVVENICVYGDSHKSYTVALVVPNQYYLEQIANDLGITGKNLEELCDNPDIEKAVLQELVEQAKKCNLQRFEIPGAVKLCAEQWSPDMGLVTAAFKLKRKAVQERYQHEINRMYAS from the exons ATGATCGTGGACGAAAAACC GGAGATGGAAAGCTTTTGGGTTATCAGCGCAGTCAACGCGATCAAGGCGATTTCGTACCTGTACGATCTGCTGACGTTCCCGGTATACCTCGTGCTCCAACGACCTTGGGAGAAAAGGAAGGCTTCACGAAGGATCAAGGCTCGGCCCATTACAAAGGATGAACAAAGTATTACGTATAGGAGTGTTGATCCGCCGAGGGAGATGCACATTACCCTTGAACGTGAAAACATCGATACGCTCGAGAAGGTGATGGGATGGATCACTAAAAAGCACGGCGAAAAAAGATGCGTTGGTACGAGAGAGATACTTGCGGAGGAGGACGAGGTTCAATCCAATGGTAGAATATTCAAAAAG TATAAAATGGGAGAGTACAAATGGAAAAACTATAATGATATGGACAGGCTGACAACATCCTTTGGTCGAGGCTTAAAAGAATATAATCTTACGATGCATAAGAACATCGTGATCTTTGCTGAGACTAGGGAGGAATGGATGATAGCCGCCTATGGTTGTTTTAAACAGAACATGACTGTAGTTACTATTTATGCGACGTTAGGCGAGGAAGCTATTGCTCATGGAATCAACGAAACGGAAGTCAATACCGTGATTACTAGTCATAACCTGTTACCAAAATTCAAACGGCTCCTTAATGTGTTACCTAATgttaaaacaattatttatatgGAAGATCAACTGGTACCTACTGATACAAAGGGTTACAAG GCTGATGTTAGGCTGTTACCTTTTTCTGATATACTCCAGACAGGTAACAGttctgcagcatcattatcatcacCAAAAAGCTCTGATACTGCAATCATAATGTATACATCTGGGTCGACCGGAGTACCTAAAGGTGTGCTCTTGTCGCATACAAATGTGATTTCTGTGATGAAGTCATTCTGTGATGTCGTTGAAATTAAATCGGATGATGTGTTTCTTGCATTCTTACCTTTGGCTCATGTATTTGAACTTCTTGCTGAGAGTGTGTGCCTTTTAAGCGGTGTGCCTATCGGCTATAGTTCGCCTCTTACTATGATCGATTCGAGTAGTAAGATTCAAAGAGGATCCAAAGGGGACGCGTCGGTTCTACGACCAACTTGTGTAACTTCCGTGCCA CTTATTTTGGATCGTATCTGTAAAGGTATCAATGAAAAGGTGAAGAAATCGGGGCCTCTGAGTCGGACCATTTTCAGATTTGCCTATGAATACAAATTGAAATGGTATAAGCGTGGTTACGATACACCTGCCTGCAATAAATATGTTTTTGGAGCTGCAAGACAGGTTCTTGGTGGAAAGGTTAGACTTATACTTTGCGGTGGTGCTCCTTTGACTCCAGATACCCAAACTCAAGTCAAAATGTGTCTCTGTGCCACATTGACTCAAGGATATGGCCTTACAGAAACAACTTCTTGTGCTACGGTTATGGACA AGCATGATAGGAGTACAGGAAGAGTAGGAGGACCAACCACTATTTGTGACATTCGACTAGAAAATTGGGAGGAAGCTGGTTACAGAGTTACAGATACTCCATATCCTAGAGGAGAAATATTAATTGGTGGTGCAAATGTTTCGGCTGGGTATTACAAATTACCAGACAAAACGAAAGAAGACTTTTTTTATGAAGATGGGAAACAATGGTTCAGAACCGGCGATATTGGAGAAATTCATGAAGATGGTTGCATAAAAATTATAG ATCGAAAGAAGGATCTAGTTAAATTGCAACTTGGTGAATACGTATCTTTGGGTAAAGTTGAAGCAGAACTGAAAACCTGTCCTGTTGTGGAGAATATTTGTGTTTATGGAGATTCACATAAATCTTATACAGTGGCACTAGTAGTACCTAACCAATACTATTTAGAACAGATTGCCAATGACTTAGGTATTACAGGAAAAAATTTAGAGGAACTGTGCGATAATCCTGATATTGAAAAAGCAGTGTTACAGGAGCTGGTTGAACAAGCCAAAAAAT
- the Acsl gene encoding acyl-CoA synthetase long-chain isoform X3 — translation MESFWVISAVNAIKAISYLYDLLTFPVYLVLQRPWEKRKASRRIKARPITKDEQSITYRSVDPPREMHITLERENIDTLEKVMGWITKKHGEKRCVGTREILAEEDEVQSNGRIFKKYKMGEYKWKNYNDMDRLTTSFGRGLKEYNLTMHKNIVIFAETREEWMIAAYGCFKQNMTVVTIYATLGEEAIAHGINETEVNTVITSHNLLPKFKRLLNVLPNVKTIIYMEDQLVPTDTKGYKADVRLLPFSDILQTGNSSAASLSSPKSSDTAIIMYTSGSTGVPKGVLLSHTNVISVMKSFCDVVEIKSDDVFLAFLPLAHVFELLAESVCLLSGVPIGYSSPLTMIDSSSKIQRGSKGDASVLRPTCVTSVPLILDRICKGINEKVKKSGPLSRTIFRFAYEYKLKWYKRGYDTPACNKYVFGAARQVLGGKVRLILCGGAPLTPDTQTQVKMCLCATLTQGYGLTETTSCATVMDKHDRSTGRVGGPTTICDIRLENWEEAGYRVTDTPYPRGEILIGGANVSAGYYKLPDKTKEDFFYEDGKQWFRTGDIGEIHEDGCIKIIDRKKDLVKLQLGEYVSLGKVEAELKTCPVVENICVYGDSHKSYTVALVVPNQYYLEQIANDLGITGKNLEELCDNPDIEKAVLQELVEQAKKCNLQRFEIPGAVKLCAEQWSPDMGLVTAAFKLKRKAVQERYQHEINRMYAS, via the exons ATGGAAAGCTTTTGGGTTATCAGCGCAGTCAACGCGATCAAGGCGATTTCGTACCTGTACGATCTGCTGACGTTCCCGGTATACCTCGTGCTCCAACGACCTTGGGAGAAAAGGAAGGCTTCACGAAGGATCAAGGCTCGGCCCATTACAAAGGATGAACAAAGTATTACGTATAGGAGTGTTGATCCGCCGAGGGAGATGCACATTACCCTTGAACGTGAAAACATCGATACGCTCGAGAAGGTGATGGGATGGATCACTAAAAAGCACGGCGAAAAAAGATGCGTTGGTACGAGAGAGATACTTGCGGAGGAGGACGAGGTTCAATCCAATGGTAGAATATTCAAAAAG TATAAAATGGGAGAGTACAAATGGAAAAACTATAATGATATGGACAGGCTGACAACATCCTTTGGTCGAGGCTTAAAAGAATATAATCTTACGATGCATAAGAACATCGTGATCTTTGCTGAGACTAGGGAGGAATGGATGATAGCCGCCTATGGTTGTTTTAAACAGAACATGACTGTAGTTACTATTTATGCGACGTTAGGCGAGGAAGCTATTGCTCATGGAATCAACGAAACGGAAGTCAATACCGTGATTACTAGTCATAACCTGTTACCAAAATTCAAACGGCTCCTTAATGTGTTACCTAATgttaaaacaattatttatatgGAAGATCAACTGGTACCTACTGATACAAAGGGTTACAAG GCTGATGTTAGGCTGTTACCTTTTTCTGATATACTCCAGACAGGTAACAGttctgcagcatcattatcatcacCAAAAAGCTCTGATACTGCAATCATAATGTATACATCTGGGTCGACCGGAGTACCTAAAGGTGTGCTCTTGTCGCATACAAATGTGATTTCTGTGATGAAGTCATTCTGTGATGTCGTTGAAATTAAATCGGATGATGTGTTTCTTGCATTCTTACCTTTGGCTCATGTATTTGAACTTCTTGCTGAGAGTGTGTGCCTTTTAAGCGGTGTGCCTATCGGCTATAGTTCGCCTCTTACTATGATCGATTCGAGTAGTAAGATTCAAAGAGGATCCAAAGGGGACGCGTCGGTTCTACGACCAACTTGTGTAACTTCCGTGCCA CTTATTTTGGATCGTATCTGTAAAGGTATCAATGAAAAGGTGAAGAAATCGGGGCCTCTGAGTCGGACCATTTTCAGATTTGCCTATGAATACAAATTGAAATGGTATAAGCGTGGTTACGATACACCTGCCTGCAATAAATATGTTTTTGGAGCTGCAAGACAGGTTCTTGGTGGAAAGGTTAGACTTATACTTTGCGGTGGTGCTCCTTTGACTCCAGATACCCAAACTCAAGTCAAAATGTGTCTCTGTGCCACATTGACTCAAGGATATGGCCTTACAGAAACAACTTCTTGTGCTACGGTTATGGACA AGCATGATAGGAGTACAGGAAGAGTAGGAGGACCAACCACTATTTGTGACATTCGACTAGAAAATTGGGAGGAAGCTGGTTACAGAGTTACAGATACTCCATATCCTAGAGGAGAAATATTAATTGGTGGTGCAAATGTTTCGGCTGGGTATTACAAATTACCAGACAAAACGAAAGAAGACTTTTTTTATGAAGATGGGAAACAATGGTTCAGAACCGGCGATATTGGAGAAATTCATGAAGATGGTTGCATAAAAATTATAG ATCGAAAGAAGGATCTAGTTAAATTGCAACTTGGTGAATACGTATCTTTGGGTAAAGTTGAAGCAGAACTGAAAACCTGTCCTGTTGTGGAGAATATTTGTGTTTATGGAGATTCACATAAATCTTATACAGTGGCACTAGTAGTACCTAACCAATACTATTTAGAACAGATTGCCAATGACTTAGGTATTACAGGAAAAAATTTAGAGGAACTGTGCGATAATCCTGATATTGAAAAAGCAGTGTTACAGGAGCTGGTTGAACAAGCCAAAAAAT
- the Acsl gene encoding acyl-CoA synthetase long-chain isoform X2, with protein sequence MEMESFWVISAVNAIKAISYLYDLLTFPVYLVLQRPWEKRKASRRIKARPITKDEQSITYRSVDPPREMHITLERENIDTLEKVMGWITKKHGEKRCVGTREILAEEDEVQSNGRIFKKYKMGEYKWKNYNDMDRLTTSFGRGLKEYNLTMHKNIVIFAETREEWMIAAYGCFKQNMTVVTIYATLGEEAIAHGINETEVNTVITSHNLLPKFKRLLNVLPNVKTIIYMEDQLVPTDTKGYKADVRLLPFSDILQTGNSSAASLSSPKSSDTAIIMYTSGSTGVPKGVLLSHTNVISVMKSFCDVVEIKSDDVFLAFLPLAHVFELLAESVCLLSGVPIGYSSPLTMIDSSSKIQRGSKGDASVLRPTCVTSVPLILDRICKGINEKVKKSGPLSRTIFRFAYEYKLKWYKRGYDTPACNKYVFGAARQVLGGKVRLILCGGAPLTPDTQTQVKMCLCATLTQGYGLTETTSCATVMDKHDRSTGRVGGPTTICDIRLENWEEAGYRVTDTPYPRGEILIGGANVSAGYYKLPDKTKEDFFYEDGKQWFRTGDIGEIHEDGCIKIIDRKKDLVKLQLGEYVSLGKVEAELKTCPVVENICVYGDSHKSYTVALVVPNQYYLEQIANDLGITGKNLEELCDNPDIEKAVLQELVEQAKKCNLQRFEIPGAVKLCAEQWSPDMGLVTAAFKLKRKAVQERYQHEINRMYAS encoded by the exons GGAGATGGAAAGCTTTTGGGTTATCAGCGCAGTCAACGCGATCAAGGCGATTTCGTACCTGTACGATCTGCTGACGTTCCCGGTATACCTCGTGCTCCAACGACCTTGGGAGAAAAGGAAGGCTTCACGAAGGATCAAGGCTCGGCCCATTACAAAGGATGAACAAAGTATTACGTATAGGAGTGTTGATCCGCCGAGGGAGATGCACATTACCCTTGAACGTGAAAACATCGATACGCTCGAGAAGGTGATGGGATGGATCACTAAAAAGCACGGCGAAAAAAGATGCGTTGGTACGAGAGAGATACTTGCGGAGGAGGACGAGGTTCAATCCAATGGTAGAATATTCAAAAAG TATAAAATGGGAGAGTACAAATGGAAAAACTATAATGATATGGACAGGCTGACAACATCCTTTGGTCGAGGCTTAAAAGAATATAATCTTACGATGCATAAGAACATCGTGATCTTTGCTGAGACTAGGGAGGAATGGATGATAGCCGCCTATGGTTGTTTTAAACAGAACATGACTGTAGTTACTATTTATGCGACGTTAGGCGAGGAAGCTATTGCTCATGGAATCAACGAAACGGAAGTCAATACCGTGATTACTAGTCATAACCTGTTACCAAAATTCAAACGGCTCCTTAATGTGTTACCTAATgttaaaacaattatttatatgGAAGATCAACTGGTACCTACTGATACAAAGGGTTACAAG GCTGATGTTAGGCTGTTACCTTTTTCTGATATACTCCAGACAGGTAACAGttctgcagcatcattatcatcacCAAAAAGCTCTGATACTGCAATCATAATGTATACATCTGGGTCGACCGGAGTACCTAAAGGTGTGCTCTTGTCGCATACAAATGTGATTTCTGTGATGAAGTCATTCTGTGATGTCGTTGAAATTAAATCGGATGATGTGTTTCTTGCATTCTTACCTTTGGCTCATGTATTTGAACTTCTTGCTGAGAGTGTGTGCCTTTTAAGCGGTGTGCCTATCGGCTATAGTTCGCCTCTTACTATGATCGATTCGAGTAGTAAGATTCAAAGAGGATCCAAAGGGGACGCGTCGGTTCTACGACCAACTTGTGTAACTTCCGTGCCA CTTATTTTGGATCGTATCTGTAAAGGTATCAATGAAAAGGTGAAGAAATCGGGGCCTCTGAGTCGGACCATTTTCAGATTTGCCTATGAATACAAATTGAAATGGTATAAGCGTGGTTACGATACACCTGCCTGCAATAAATATGTTTTTGGAGCTGCAAGACAGGTTCTTGGTGGAAAGGTTAGACTTATACTTTGCGGTGGTGCTCCTTTGACTCCAGATACCCAAACTCAAGTCAAAATGTGTCTCTGTGCCACATTGACTCAAGGATATGGCCTTACAGAAACAACTTCTTGTGCTACGGTTATGGACA AGCATGATAGGAGTACAGGAAGAGTAGGAGGACCAACCACTATTTGTGACATTCGACTAGAAAATTGGGAGGAAGCTGGTTACAGAGTTACAGATACTCCATATCCTAGAGGAGAAATATTAATTGGTGGTGCAAATGTTTCGGCTGGGTATTACAAATTACCAGACAAAACGAAAGAAGACTTTTTTTATGAAGATGGGAAACAATGGTTCAGAACCGGCGATATTGGAGAAATTCATGAAGATGGTTGCATAAAAATTATAG ATCGAAAGAAGGATCTAGTTAAATTGCAACTTGGTGAATACGTATCTTTGGGTAAAGTTGAAGCAGAACTGAAAACCTGTCCTGTTGTGGAGAATATTTGTGTTTATGGAGATTCACATAAATCTTATACAGTGGCACTAGTAGTACCTAACCAATACTATTTAGAACAGATTGCCAATGACTTAGGTATTACAGGAAAAAATTTAGAGGAACTGTGCGATAATCCTGATATTGAAAAAGCAGTGTTACAGGAGCTGGTTGAACAAGCCAAAAAAT